Part of the Heptranchias perlo isolate sHepPer1 chromosome 20, sHepPer1.hap1, whole genome shotgun sequence genome is shown below.
AGTCAGGTgaggctaaacactcaggtgggaaagaccaaaatctacaacaagggtttAAAATAAAGTGGATTTAAtaaacagatatccagaatattaaactccagcccagttataggggttattgacatcagcagaaacaaatcccaactgtcagaatgaacatggttcagtcctggatgggattaacagcagaatccaacccctgcagtcatatgtgaactcgctggtgtctcagcatgtgtgatgactgagtgaatcccttccagcacatggagcaggtgaacagtctctccccaatgggtgcgagttgatgtgtcagcagttcatttctgcttttaaagctcttctcacagtcagtgaattaaaaggtcactcaatagtgtgaacaagttgatgtctcagaaggtgggatgaatgagtgaatcccttcccacacacggagcaggtgaacagtctctcccaagtgtgagtgtgttggtgtttcagcagatcatttgtgcttttaaaacacttctcacagtcagaacatttaaaggtctctccccagggtgagtacgttggtgtgtcagaaggtgggatgaccgattgaatctcttcttacacacggagcagatgaacggcctctccccggtgtgagtgcgttggtgtctcagcagttcgtttctgcttttaaacctcttctcacagtcagaacatttaaaaggtctctcatcagagtgaactcgctggtgtgtcagaaggtgggatgaccgagtgaatctcttcccacacacggagcagatgaacggcctctccccagtgtgagtgcgttggtgtctcagcagttcgtttctgcttttaaacctcttctcacagtcagaacatttaaaaggtctctcatcagagtgaactcgttggtgtgacagaagatgggatgatcgagtgaatctcttcttacacacggagcagcagaatggtctctccccagtgtgagtgcgtcgatgtctcagcagttcgtttctgcttttaaagcttttctcacagtcagaacatttaaaaggtctctcatcagagtgaactcgctggtgtgtcagcagggtggatgaccgagtgaatctcttcccaaacacggagcaggtgaacggcctctccccagtgtgagtgcgttcgtgtgtcagcagattaactttgcttttaaacctcttctcacagtcagaacatttaaaaggtctctcccctgtGTGAACCCGCTGATGTCTCAGtcggtgggatgaccgagtgaatcccttcccacacacggagcaggtgaacggcctctccccagtgtgagcccgctggtgtgacagaaggtgggatgaccgagtgaatctcttcttacacacggagcaggtgaacggtctctccccagtgtgagtgcgtcgatgtctcagcagttcgtttctgcttttaaagcttttcttACAGTcacaacatttaaaaggtctctcttcagagtgaactcgctggtgtgtcagcagggtggatgactgagtgaatctcttcttacactgagagcgggtgaacggcctctccccagtgtgagtgcgtcgatgtgtcagcaattcgtttctgattttaaatctcttcccacagtcagaacatttaaaaggcctctccccagtgtgaaatcGCTGGTGCGACAGCAGTTcagatgaaatagtgaatcccttcccgcacacagagcaggtgaacggcctctccccagtgtgagcgcgttggtgtgtcagcagattccttttgcttttaaacctcttcccacagtcagaacatttaaaaggtctctcatcagtatgaactcgctggtgtgacagaaggtgggatgactgagtgaatctcttctgacacacggagcaggagaacggcctccccccagtgtgaactcgctggtgtatcagcaggtgggatgactgagtgaatctcttcttacacacggagcaggagaacggcctctccccagtgtgaactcgctggtgtatcagcaggtgggatgactgagtgaatctcttcttacacacggagcaggagaacggcctctccccagtgtgaactcgctggtgtgtcaccaGTTCAATTCTgcgtttaaatctcttctcacagtcagagcatttaaaaggtctctcaacggagtgaactcgctggtgtgacagaaggttgcataactgagtgaatcccttcttacatacggagcaggtgaacggcctctcccctgtgtgaactcgctggtgtgtcagaaggttggatgaccgagcgaatctcttcccacacacggagcaggtgaacggcctctccccggtgtgtttgcgtcgatgaatttccagctctgacgggtaattgaatcccttcccacagtccccacatttccacggtttctccgtggtccgggtgtccttgtgtctctccaggttggacgatcagttgaagcctcgtccacacacagaacacgtgtacggtgtcTCCcccctgtgaatggtgtgatgttttttcaggctgtgtcactggttaaagctctttccacagtcagtgcactggaacactctcactcgggtgtttgaaatcttctcccagagacagaacagacgaacatttctccttccacattcaaaggccgatgatattcaggtcctgatgatgcgaatgactctgtcagatcttgacatgaagaggtttaaaagtcatcactgtaaatacaggatcgaaattcagaacaggctatGTTAGTGTCCACAGAACatgctttcctctcttgttccctcaAAGCTGCAAATCCCCCATCCCgcgcactctccttcctccctgtgctgaaatccaaacccatcgcatcatctttcagtggtcctaaaccatgagtgaaagggtgagagagtgaatgtgagagagtgaatgtgagagagtgaatgtgagagagtgaatgtgagagggtgaatgtgagagggcgaatgtgagagggcgaatgtgagagggcaaatgtgagagggcgaatgtgagagagcgaatgtgagagggtgaatgtgagagggcgaatgtgagagggcgaatgtgagagagcgaatgtgagagatggaatgtgagagagtgaatgtgagagggtgaatgtgagagcgtgaatgtgagagcgtgaatgtgagagggtgaatgggagagggtgaatgggagagggtgaatgcgagagggtgaatgcgagagagcgaatgcgagagagggaatgcgagagagggaatgcgagagagggaatgcgagagagggaatgcgagagggtgaaagcGAGAGGGTGaaagcgagagggtgaatgcgagagagtgaatgcgagagagggaatgagagagggtgaatgtgagagggcgaatgcgagagagtgaatgcgagagggtgaatgtgagagggtgaatgtgagggagcgaatgtgagagagcgaatgtgagagggcgaatgcgagagagtgaatgcgagagggcgaatgtgagagggcgaatgtgagagggcgaatgtgagagggcgaatgtgagagagggaatgtgagagggtgaatgtgagagggcgaatgtgagagggcgaatgtgagagggcgaatgtgagagggcgaatgtgagagggggaatgtgagagggggaatgtgagagggtgaatgtgagagggtgaatgcgagagggtgaatgcgagagagtgaatgcgagagagtgaatgcgagagagtgaatgcgagagagggaatgcgagagagggaatgcgagagagcgaaagtgagagagcgaaagtgagagagcgaaagtgagagagcgaaagtgagagagcgaaagtgggagagcgaaagtgagagagcgaatgtgagagggtgaatgtgagagagtgaatgtgagagagtgaatgtgagagagggaatgtgagagagcgaatgtgagagggcgaatgtgagagagcgaaagtgagagagcgaaagtgagagagcgaatgtgagagagcgaatgtgagagtgcgaatgcgggagagcgaatgtgagagggcgaatgtgagagagtgaatgtgagagagtgaatgtgagagagtgaatgtgagatggtgaaaatgcgagagggcgaatgtgagagggcgaatgtgagagggtgaatgtgagagggtgaatgcgagagagtgaatgcgagagggcgaatgtgagagagcgaatgtgagagggtgaatgtgagagggtgaatgcgagagagcgaatgtgagagagcgaatgtgagagagcgaaagtgggagggcgaatgtgagagggcgaatgtgagagggcgaatgtgagagggtgaaaatgcgagagagtgaatgtgagagggcgaatgtgagagggtgaatgtgagagggtgaaaatgcgagagagtgaatgtgagagggcgaatgtgagagggtgaatgtgagagggcgaatgtgagagagcgaatgtgagagggtgaaaatgcgagagagtgaatgtgagagggcgaatgggagagggcgaatgggagagggtgaatgggagagggtgaatgtgagagggtgaatgtgagagggcgaatgtgagagagcgaatgtgagagggtgaaaatgcgagagagtgaatgtgagagggcgaatgtgagagggcgaatgtgagagggcgaatgtgagagggtgaatgtgagagggcgaatgtgagagagcgaatgcgagagggcgaatgtgagagggtgaatgtgagagggcgaatgtgagagggcgaatgtgagagggtgaatgtgagagggtgaatgtgagagggtgaatgtgagagggtgaatgtgagagggtgaatgtgagagagtgaatgtgagagggtgaatgtgagagggcgaatgtgagagggcgaatgtgagagggcgaatgtgagagggtgaatgtgagagggcgaatgtgagagggtgaatgtgagagggcgaatgtgagagggcgaatgtgagagggcgaatgtgagagggcgaatgtgagagggcgaatgtgagagggcgaatgtgagagagcgaatgcgagagggcgaatgcgagagggcgaatgtgagagggcgaatgtgagagggcgaatgtgagagagtgaatgtgagagagtgaaagtgagagagtaaatgtgagagggtgaatgtgagagagcgaatgcgagagggcgaatgcgagagggtgaatgtgagagtgtgaaagtgagagggcgaatgtgagagcgaatgtgagagggcgaatgcgagagggtgaatgtgagagagtgaatgtgagagagtgaatgtgagagggtgaatgtgagagagcgaatgcgagagggcgaatgcgagagggtgaatgtgagagagtgaatgtgagagagtgaatgtgagagggtgaatgtgagagagtgaatgtgagagagtgaatgtgagagagcgaatgtgagagagtgaatgtgagagggtgaatgtgagagagtgaatgtgagagggcgaatgtgagagagcgaatgtgagagagtgaatgtgagagggtgaatgtgagagagtgaatgtgagagggtgaatgtgagagggtgaatgtgagagggcgaatgtgagagagtgaatgtgagagagtgaatgtgagagagtgaatgtgagagggtgaatgtgagagagcgaatgcgagagggcgaatgcgagagggtgaatgtgagagagtgaatgtgagagagtgaatgtgagagggtgaatgtgagagagcgaatgcgagagggcgaatgcgagagggcgaatgtgagagggcgaatgtgagagagcgaatgtgagagggtgaatgtgagagagtgaatgtgagagggtgaatgtgagagagtgaatgtgagagggcgaatgcgagagagcgaatgtgagagggcgaatgtgagagagtgaatgtgagagagtgaatgtgagagggtgaatgtgagagggtgaatgtgagagagtgaatgtgagagggcgaatgtgagagggtgaatgtgagagggtgaatgtgagagggtgaatgtgagagagtgaatgtgagagggcgaatgtgagagggcgaatgtgagagggtgaatgtgagagggcgaatgtgagagggcgaatgtgagagggtgaatgtgagagggcgaatgcgagagagtgaatgtgagagggtgaatgtgagagagtgaatgtgagagagtgaatgtgagagggtgaatgtgagagagtgaatgtgagagggtgaaaatgcgagagggtgaatgtgagagagcgaatgtgagagggtgaatgtgagagagggaatgtgagagggtgaaaatgcgagagggtgaatgtgagagagcgaatgtgagagggcgaatgtgagagggcgaatgtgagagcgtgaatgtgagagggtgaatgtcagagggcgaatgtgagagagcgaatgtgagagggtgaatgtgagagagggaatgtcagagggcgaatgtgagagagcgaatgtgagagggtgaatgtgagagggcgaatgcgagagggcgaatgtgagagggtgaatgtgagagggtgaatgcgagagagcgaatgtgagagagcgaatgtgagagagcgaatgtgagagggcgaatgtgagagggcgaatgtgagagggcgaatgtgagagggcgaatgtgagagggtgaatgtgagagggcgaaagggagagggcgaatgtgagagagcgaatgtgagagggtgaaaatgcgagagagtgaatgtgagagggcgaatgtgagagggcgaatgtgagagggtgaatgtgagagggcgaatgtgagagggcgaatgtgagagagcgaatgtgagagggtgaaaatgcgagagagtgaatgtgagagggcgaatgggagagggtgaatgtgagagggtgaatgtgagagggtgaatgtgagagggtgaatgtgagagggcgaatgtgagagagcgaatgtgagagggtgaaaatgcgagagagtgaatgtgagagggcgaatgtgagagagcgaatgcgagagggtgaatgtgagagggcgaatgtgagagggcgaaagggagagggcgaatgcgagagggcgaatgcgagagggcgaatgcgagagggcgaatgtgagagagcgaatgcgagagggcgaatgcgagagagtgaatgtgagagggtgaatgtgagagagtgaatgtgagagggcgaatgtgagagagcgaatgtgagagggtgaaaatgcgagagagtgaatgtgagagggcgaatgtgagagggcgaatgtgagagggtgaatgtgagagggcgaatgtgagagagcgaatgcgagagggcgaatgcgagagggtgaatgtgagagggcgaatgtgagagggtgaatgtgagagggcaaatgcgagagggcgaatgcgagagggcgaatgcgagagggcgaatgtgagagagcgaatgtgagagagcgaaagtgggagggcgaatgtgagagggcgaatgtgagagggcgaatgtgagagggcgaatgtgagagggcgaatgcgagagagtgaatgcgagagggcgaatgtgagagagcgaatgtgagagagggaatgcgagagagggaatgcgagagagggaatgcgagagggtgaatgcgagagggtgaaagcgagagggtgaatgcgagagagtgaatgcgagagagggaatgagagagggtgaatgtgagagggcgaatgcgagagagtgaatgcg
Proteins encoded:
- the LOC137335971 gene encoding zinc finger protein 268-like; the protein is SSNLERHKDTRTTEKPWKCGDCGKGFNYPSELEIHRRKHTGERPFTCSVCGKRFARSSNLLTHQRVHTGERPFTCSVCKKGFTQLCNLLSHQRVHSVERPFKCSDCEKRFKRRIELVTHQRVHTGERPFSCSVCKKRFTQSSHLLIHQRVHTGERPFSCSVCKKRFTQSSHLLIHQRVHTGGRPFSCSVCQKRFTQSSHLLSHQRVHTDERPFKCSDCGKRFKSKRNLLTHQRAHTGERPFTCSVCGKGFTISSELLSHQRFHTGERPFKCSDCGKRFKIRNELLTHRRTHTGERPFTRSQCKKRFTQSSTLLTHQRVHSEERPFKCCDCKKSFKSRNELLRHRRTHTGERPFTCSVCKKRFTRSSHLLSHQRAHTGERPFTCSVCGKGFTRSSHRLRHQRVHTGERPFKCSDCEKRFKSKVNLLTHERTHTGERPFTCSVFGKRFTRSSTLLTHQRVHSDERPFKCSDCEKSFKSRNELLRHRRTHTGERPFCCSVCKKRFTRSSHLLSHQRVHSDERPFKCSDCEKRFKSRNELLRHQRTHTGERPFICSVCGKRFTRSSHLLTHQRVHSDERPFKCSDCEKRFKSRNELLRHQRTHTGERPFICSVCKKRFNRSSHLLTHQRTHPGERPLNVLTVRSVLKAQMIC